In Aquimarina spinulae, a single window of DNA contains:
- a CDS encoding glyceraldehyde-3-phosphate dehydrogenase, protein MSSNEVYEKELAFQADRRRATVAFIKTVSDLWYDNSIELVLFRNQLIDKNVSEIINLHEYAGEFVQKPISIFDSVEIAQAIKLMNLPPSKLDIGKLTYEYHLASDEYGSINSFVQNKLKDAKTFKPISPKNVVLYGFGRIGRLVARELMTITGKGSQLRLRAIVTRGAITQEVLEKRASLLRSDSVHGDFAGTVETDLANSALIINGTTVKIISANNPEDIDYTSYGIQDALIIDNTGAFRDKEALSRHLTAKGASKVLLTAPGKGVPNIVHGVNHKEHDPDKVDIFSAASCTTNAITPILQAVDESFGVVNGHLETIHAYTNDQNLVDNMHKKYRRGRAAALNMVITETGAGKAVSKALPSFEGKLTSNAIRVPVPNGSLAILNLNLEKETSKESMNTVLKKYALEGDLVEQIKYSLDNELVSSDIIGSSAPSIYDSNATIVDAKGNNAVLYVWYDNEYGYSHQVIRLSKYIAKVRRFTYY, encoded by the coding sequence ATGAGCTCTAACGAAGTTTATGAAAAAGAATTAGCCTTTCAGGCAGACAGACGTCGCGCTACAGTAGCATTTATAAAGACTGTAAGCGATCTTTGGTACGACAATTCTATCGAGTTGGTACTTTTCCGCAATCAGTTAATTGATAAAAACGTAAGTGAAATTATCAATCTGCACGAATATGCTGGTGAGTTTGTACAAAAACCTATTTCAATTTTTGATTCTGTAGAAATTGCACAAGCTATCAAATTAATGAATTTACCTCCATCAAAATTAGACATAGGTAAACTTACGTATGAGTATCATTTGGCAAGTGATGAATACGGTTCGATAAATAGCTTTGTGCAAAATAAGCTAAAAGATGCAAAAACATTCAAACCAATTTCTCCAAAAAATGTAGTCCTTTATGGATTTGGACGAATCGGTCGTTTGGTAGCCAGAGAATTAATGACCATTACTGGTAAAGGAAGTCAATTAAGGCTTAGAGCTATAGTAACGAGAGGAGCTATCACTCAAGAAGTATTAGAGAAAAGAGCCTCATTGCTTCGTAGTGATTCTGTGCATGGAGATTTTGCTGGTACCGTAGAAACAGACTTAGCTAATAGCGCTTTAATCATAAATGGTACCACTGTAAAAATTATTAGCGCCAATAATCCAGAAGATATAGATTACACATCTTACGGCATTCAGGATGCTTTGATCATAGATAACACAGGTGCTTTTAGAGATAAAGAAGCGCTAAGCAGGCACCTGACAGCAAAGGGAGCTAGTAAAGTATTACTTACCGCTCCCGGAAAAGGAGTTCCTAATATTGTACACGGAGTTAATCATAAAGAACATGATCCAGACAAAGTAGATATTTTTTCTGCTGCTTCTTGTACTACCAATGCAATTACCCCAATACTACAAGCTGTAGATGAAAGTTTTGGCGTAGTTAATGGTCACTTAGAAACAATACATGCATATACTAATGACCAAAATCTGGTAGATAATATGCATAAAAAATACAGAAGAGGTCGTGCTGCAGCTCTAAATATGGTCATCACAGAAACAGGAGCAGGAAAAGCAGTTTCTAAAGCGCTTCCAAGTTTTGAAGGAAAATTAACATCTAATGCAATACGAGTTCCTGTACCAAATGGATCATTAGCAATTCTTAATCTTAATTTAGAAAAAGAAACTTCTAAAGAAAGTATGAATACGGTACTTAAAAAATATGCACTAGAAGGAGATTTGGTAGAGCAAATAAAATATTCACTAGATAATGAATTAGTATCTAGCGATATTATTGGTTCTTCTGCACCCTCTATATATGATAGCAATGCTACTATTGTTGATGCAAAAGGAAATAATGCTGTTTTATATGTATGGTATGATAATGAGTATGGATATAGTCATCAAGTAATTAGACTATCAAAATATATTGCCAAAGTAAGACGTTTTACTTATTATTAG
- a CDS encoding low molecular weight protein-tyrosine-phosphatase yields the protein MKVKILMVCLGNICRSPLAEGILKSKLDSRFYNVASCGTSSYHIGSKPDQRSIDIAKQYDIDITDQRAAQFKISDFTTYDHIYAMDSSNYQNIINLASNDHEKNKVKRILNESHPNSDLDVPDPYYGGEQGFEEVFQMLDKACDNIVTKLKDSNHS from the coding sequence ATGAAAGTTAAAATTCTAATGGTATGTTTAGGTAATATATGCAGATCCCCTTTAGCAGAAGGTATTTTAAAATCTAAACTCGACTCACGTTTTTATAACGTAGCATCTTGCGGAACCAGTAGTTACCACATCGGAAGCAAGCCTGATCAACGCTCTATTGATATTGCAAAACAATATGATATTGACATCACAGACCAAAGAGCTGCCCAATTTAAAATTAGTGATTTCACAACATACGACCACATATACGCTATGGATAGCTCTAATTATCAAAACATAATTAATCTAGCCAGCAATGATCATGAAAAAAATAAAGTGAAGCGCATCTTAAACGAATCACATCCCAATAGCGATCTTGATGTTCCCGACCCATATTACGGAGGTGAGCAAGGTTTTGAAGAAGTCTTTCAAATGCTTGACAAAGCATGCGACAATATCGTCACAAAACTCAAAGATTCTAATCACTCATAA
- the trmD gene encoding tRNA (guanosine(37)-N1)-methyltransferase TrmD, which produces MRIDIITVVPDILKSPFEASIMKRSIEKGLVEVQFHNLRDYTDTNYKQVDDYQFGGGAGMVMMIEPIDKCISKLKSERDYDEVIYMTPDGETLNQGIANQLSLKGNLIILCGHYKGVDQRVRDHFITKEISVGDYVLSGGELGALILCDTIIRLIPGVLGNETSALTDSFQDNLLAPPIYTRPAEYKGWKVPEVLTSGNFPKIETWREEQAYQRTKDRRPDLLDE; this is translated from the coding sequence ATGCGCATAGATATCATCACCGTAGTACCCGATATACTAAAAAGTCCTTTTGAAGCCTCTATTATGAAGCGATCAATAGAAAAAGGATTGGTCGAAGTACAGTTTCATAATCTTAGAGATTATACCGATACAAATTATAAACAAGTTGATGATTATCAATTTGGTGGTGGTGCTGGTATGGTTATGATGATAGAGCCTATCGATAAATGTATTTCCAAATTAAAATCGGAAAGAGATTACGACGAAGTCATCTATATGACTCCGGATGGCGAAACTTTAAACCAAGGAATTGCAAACCAATTATCTTTGAAAGGAAATCTAATCATTCTTTGTGGCCATTACAAAGGAGTAGATCAACGTGTAAGAGATCATTTCATTACCAAAGAAATATCTGTAGGAGATTATGTGCTATCCGGAGGAGAACTAGGTGCGCTAATATTATGTGATACAATCATTAGACTTATTCCGGGTGTGCTCGGTAACGAAACTTCTGCATTAACCGATTCTTTTCAGGATAACTTATTAGCCCCTCCTATTTATACAAGACCCGCAGAATATAAAGGCTGGAAAGTACCAGAAGTTCTAACCTCTGGTAATTTTCCTAAAATAGAAACATGGCGAGAAGAACAAGCATATCAAAGAACAAAAGACAGAAGGCCCGATCTGTTAGATGAGTAA
- the dapF gene encoding diaminopimelate epimerase, translating into MTLTFYKYQGTGNDFVIIDNRDAILSKNDTKLFARLCDRKFGVGADGLMLLELPQDKEDDFTMVYFNADGNESSMCGNGGRCLVAFAAFLGVIKDKATFTAIDGKHKAEIKDSLVYLQMQNVSEIEKYDTHLFLDTGSPHHVAMVKDLTNYDVENKGRAIRKGAPYFEAGSNVNFVEKKNENEFAVRTYERGVENETLSCGTGVTAVALSMHATKLTNDQEIDIHTQGGRLKVTFQKNGNGYKNIFLIGPAEQVFKGEIAW; encoded by the coding sequence ATGACTCTTACGTTTTATAAATACCAGGGTACCGGGAATGATTTTGTAATCATTGATAATAGAGATGCTATACTCTCCAAAAATGATACCAAATTGTTTGCCAGACTTTGTGACAGAAAATTTGGTGTTGGAGCCGATGGTTTAATGCTATTAGAGCTTCCTCAGGATAAAGAGGATGACTTTACAATGGTTTATTTTAATGCAGATGGAAACGAAAGTTCAATGTGTGGTAATGGAGGGAGATGTCTGGTTGCTTTTGCAGCTTTTCTAGGAGTAATAAAAGATAAGGCTACCTTTACTGCAATTGATGGTAAGCATAAAGCTGAAATAAAAGATAGTTTGGTGTATTTGCAAATGCAGAATGTGTCTGAGATAGAGAAATATGATACACATTTATTTTTGGACACAGGTTCTCCTCATCATGTTGCAATGGTTAAAGATTTAACGAATTATGATGTAGAAAATAAAGGAAGAGCGATACGAAAAGGAGCTCCTTATTTTGAAGCTGGCAGTAATGTGAATTTTGTAGAAAAGAAAAATGAGAACGAATTTGCTGTGCGTACTTATGAAAGGGGAGTAGAAAATGAAACACTATCGTGTGGTACCGGAGTTACTGCAGTGGCTCTTTCTATGCATGCGACCAAATTAACAAATGATCAGGAAATTGATATTCATACCCAAGGAGGAAGACTAAAAGTTACTTTTCAAAAAAATGGAAATGGATATAAGAATATCTTTTTGATAGGACCTGCAGAACAGGTTTTTAAAGGGGAGATTGCATGGTAA
- a CDS encoding peptidoglycan-binding protein LysM, whose translation MIKKIVGLSVLLTIGGILLLSFKTKESIDLSSYSTEGLDLYYIAPNFSEIEDDNIVISPELGKSYIGFKEAVAFKESRGDYGVVNQFGYLGKYQFGKGTLDLIGIKNVKRNKFLGNPVLQEKAFYANLSRNKWVLRRDIKWYVGRRINGIEVTESGILAAAHLSGPGAVKKYLRSGGVEGFADAFGTTIRYYMKRFGGYDTSFVVPNKKAKAI comes from the coding sequence ATGATAAAGAAGATAGTAGGATTATCTGTATTACTTACAATTGGGGGAATACTCTTGCTAAGTTTTAAGACAAAAGAAAGTATAGATCTTAGTTCTTATAGTACAGAAGGTTTGGATCTGTATTACATCGCACCGAATTTTAGTGAAATAGAAGACGATAATATAGTTATCTCTCCAGAGCTTGGTAAATCTTATATAGGGTTTAAAGAGGCTGTTGCTTTTAAGGAGTCTCGTGGAGATTATGGTGTGGTTAATCAATTTGGTTATTTGGGGAAATATCAATTTGGTAAAGGAACACTTGATTTGATAGGTATTAAAAATGTAAAAAGAAATAAATTTCTTGGCAATCCTGTTCTTCAGGAAAAAGCATTTTATGCTAATCTGTCTAGAAATAAGTGGGTACTACGTAGGGATATAAAATGGTATGTTGGTAGAAGGATAAATGGGATAGAAGTGACAGAGTCGGGGATTCTGGCTGCTGCTCATCTATCTGGGCCAGGTGCGGTAAAAAAATATTTACGTAGCGGCGGAGTAGAAGGGTTTGCAGATGCTTTTGGTACTACAATTCGTTATTATATGAAACGATTTGGAGGGTATGATACTTCTTTTGTTGTTCCTAACAAAAAAGCAAAAGCAATCTAG
- a CDS encoding GNAT family N-acetyltransferase, whose amino-acid sequence MVTLKGKNIYLRALEPEDLDFVYIVENDEQIWEMSSTQTPYSRFLIKEYLENSHKDIYEVKQLRLVICSNDHATLGLIDLFDFNPMHNRAGVGVLIAEKENRGKGYGAEALELIVNYGFTHLHLHQLYANISEDNETSIKLFENRGFNKVGVKKEWNRVKDIYKDEFLYQLVYVH is encoded by the coding sequence ATGGTAACATTAAAAGGGAAAAATATTTATTTACGGGCTCTTGAACCCGAAGATCTTGATTTTGTTTATATTGTAGAAAATGATGAACAGATTTGGGAAATGAGCTCTACCCAGACTCCATACTCTCGATTTTTGATTAAAGAGTATTTAGAGAATTCGCATAAAGATATTTATGAGGTAAAACAGTTACGATTGGTTATTTGTTCTAATGATCATGCTACACTGGGTTTGATAGATTTGTTTGATTTCAACCCTATGCATAATAGAGCGGGAGTTGGCGTTTTAATAGCAGAAAAAGAAAATAGAGGCAAGGGTTATGGAGCAGAAGCTTTAGAACTTATTGTAAACTATGGTTTTACTCACTTGCATTTGCATCAATTGTATGCAAATATTTCTGAAGATAATGAGACTAGTATTAAATTATTTGAAAATAGAGGGTTTAATAAAGTTGGGGTGAAGAAAGAGTGGAATCGAGTAAAAGATATTTATAAAGACGAATTTTTATATCAGTTAGTATATGTACATTAA
- the mltG gene encoding endolytic transglycosylase MltG translates to MYIKKILLVIALLGLIAGGIFAYYVYQAVFSPNTNFETKTATIYIPTGATYTELIETISPVVNDIYSFDRIARRKGYIDNIKAGRYILQKGLNNNDIINVLRSKNSPIHVSFNNQERLENLAGRIASQIEPDSISLLKAFKEESFLEANDFSLETALSMYIPNKYEFFWNTSAEQFRQRMLKEYKRFWNESRVSKAKQIGLTQNQVITIASIVQKETAKVDERPRVAGVYMNRYNNNWKLDADPTVIYAIKKHRNDWDVIIKRVLYKDLELDSPYNTYKYASLPPGPIAMPDISSIDAVLNYEKHEYYFFVANVENFGYHKFAKTISQHNRNKKQYVNWINKQGVKR, encoded by the coding sequence ATGTACATTAAGAAAATACTATTAGTTATTGCATTATTAGGTTTAATTGCAGGAGGAATTTTTGCATATTATGTCTATCAGGCGGTTTTTTCTCCTAATACGAATTTTGAAACTAAAACAGCAACCATCTATATCCCCACAGGAGCTACCTATACAGAACTTATTGAAACGATTAGTCCCGTGGTTAACGACATTTACAGTTTTGATAGGATTGCAAGAAGGAAAGGATATATTGATAACATTAAGGCAGGACGATATATTTTACAAAAAGGCCTTAATAATAATGATATTATAAATGTTTTACGAAGTAAAAATTCACCTATACATGTAAGCTTTAATAATCAAGAAAGGCTGGAGAACCTTGCTGGTAGAATTGCTTCTCAGATCGAGCCGGATAGTATTTCTTTGTTAAAAGCATTTAAAGAAGAATCTTTTTTAGAGGCAAATGATTTTTCTTTAGAAACTGCTTTATCGATGTATATTCCTAATAAGTATGAGTTCTTTTGGAATACTTCTGCAGAACAGTTTAGACAAAGAATGTTGAAAGAGTATAAACGATTTTGGAACGAATCCCGAGTGTCAAAAGCTAAGCAAATTGGGTTAACCCAAAATCAGGTGATTACTATTGCTTCTATTGTGCAAAAAGAAACGGCAAAAGTAGATGAACGCCCAAGAGTAGCAGGAGTCTATATGAACAGGTATAATAATAATTGGAAATTAGATGCAGACCCGACCGTAATCTACGCAATTAAAAAACATCGCAATGACTGGGATGTAATTATAAAACGGGTGTTATATAAAGATTTAGAGCTGGATAGCCCTTATAATACTTATAAATATGCTTCTTTACCTCCAGGGCCAATAGCGATGCCAGATATTTCGTCAATAGATGCGGTTCTTAACTACGAAAAGCATGAATATTACTTTTTTGTAGCTAATGTAGAAAACTTTGGATATCATAAATTTGCCAAGACAATCAGCCAGCATAATCGTAATAAAAAACAATATGTTAATTGGATTAATAAACAGGGGGTAAAACGATGA
- a CDS encoding trypsin-like peptidase domain-containing protein, whose amino-acid sequence MKRFLSLLVVAILAGIFTLGAYKMFLEPEAIVVNESEAKPNLTPVNYTLTNTNASVSGIDFTTAAEKTVNAVVHVKQYGITRTPRNLMEFFRNGGAQERRIQGAGSGVIITEDGYIVTNNHVIDGATDLEITLNNNKSYKAKVVGTAPQSDIALIKIDAEEKLSYIPFGDSNSAKIGEWVLAVGNPFNLTSTVTAGIISAKSRDLDESDGKAQSFIQTDAAINPGNSGGALVNVRGELIGINTAITSQTGSYVGYAFAVPSNNAKKIIDDIIEFGGVQRGILGITGGTINPKAMETYDISTTQGVVVASVADDSGAKKAGLLEGDVIKEIDGLPIRKFSDLTGYVNSKRPKDVINVRVLRKNKELILPVTLSKYEIQKYNIDDVGVEVMNPPKGYLNNFKLDHGVVISKALSSRMKRYNLEGLIISEIDGKKVKNVIEVKEIIENKYKDEDITISLVDRNGQKREFVFQ is encoded by the coding sequence ATGAAAAGATTTTTGAGTTTATTGGTTGTAGCTATCCTAGCAGGTATATTTACTTTAGGTGCATATAAAATGTTTTTAGAGCCCGAAGCCATCGTTGTTAATGAAAGTGAAGCCAAACCAAATCTAACCCCTGTAAATTATACCCTAACTAATACTAATGCTTCTGTTTCTGGTATTGATTTTACCACTGCTGCAGAAAAAACAGTGAATGCAGTAGTTCATGTTAAACAATATGGGATTACGCGTACACCAAGGAATTTAATGGAATTTTTTAGAAATGGCGGAGCACAGGAAAGAAGAATTCAAGGTGCTGGATCAGGAGTTATTATCACAGAAGATGGATATATTGTAACTAACAACCACGTAATTGATGGAGCTACTGATTTAGAAATTACACTAAATAATAATAAATCTTATAAAGCCAAAGTAGTTGGTACTGCTCCACAGTCTGATATAGCACTCATCAAGATCGATGCAGAAGAAAAACTATCATACATCCCATTTGGTGATTCTAATTCGGCTAAAATTGGAGAATGGGTACTTGCTGTAGGAAACCCGTTCAACCTTACTTCTACTGTTACTGCCGGTATTATTAGTGCAAAATCAAGAGATTTAGATGAATCCGATGGTAAAGCTCAATCTTTTATACAAACAGATGCCGCTATCAATCCCGGAAATAGTGGTGGCGCATTAGTAAATGTAAGAGGAGAATTAATCGGGATAAATACAGCCATAACTTCACAAACCGGAAGTTATGTAGGATACGCCTTTGCTGTACCTTCAAATAACGCTAAGAAAATAATCGACGATATTATAGAGTTTGGTGGCGTACAAAGAGGAATATTAGGAATTACGGGGGGAACTATAAACCCAAAAGCAATGGAAACCTATGATATCTCTACTACTCAAGGAGTAGTTGTAGCATCTGTTGCCGATGACAGTGGAGCAAAAAAAGCAGGGCTTTTAGAAGGAGATGTCATAAAAGAAATAGATGGACTACCGATAAGAAAATTTTCGGATTTAACAGGATACGTAAACAGCAAGAGACCAAAAGATGTTATTAATGTACGTGTGTTAAGAAAAAACAAAGAACTTATTTTACCGGTTACCTTATCAAAATACGAAATTCAAAAATATAATATAGATGATGTTGGTGTAGAAGTTATGAATCCTCCTAAAGGATATTTAAACAATTTTAAACTTGATCATGGAGTCGTAATTAGCAAAGCACTAAGTTCGAGAATGAAAAGATACAATCTGGAAGGTCTTATTATTAGCGAAATAGACGGAAAAAAAGTAAAGAATGTTATTGAAGTAAAAGAAATAATTGAAAATAAATACAAAGATGAAGATATCACCATTAGCCTGGTAGACAGAAATGGTCAGAAAAGAGAATTTGTATTTCAATAA
- the dnaA gene encoding chromosomal replication initiator protein DnaA, translating into MNVTAQSVWDSCLSFIEDNITPQAFKTWFEPIKAVKLTDSALSIQVPSKFFYEWLEEHYVNLLKVSLTRELGEGAKLVYVIKMENTYGNKKPFTEKIPSSNRTPVNSQEVDVPIKSKNPELKNPFVIPGIRNVKIESQLNPSYNFENFLEGDSNRLARSAGMAVANKPGGTSFNPLLIFGGVGLGKTHLAHAIGVNIKDNYPEKTVLYISAEKFTQQYIESVKKNNRNDFIHFYQIIDVLIVDDIQLLSGKAGTQDVFFHIFNHLHQNGKQVILTSDKAPVDMQDIEQRLLSRFKWGLSAELHQPDFETRISIIKNKLYRDGVEMPEEIVEFLANNIKTNIRELEGAIISLIAHSSFNKKDITIDLAKAIVDNYVKNTKREVSIDYIQKVVSDYFQMDVETLQSKTRKRHIVQARQLAMFFAKKLTKASLASIGTQIGKRDHATVLHACKTVDNLSSTDKQFRKYVEDLGKKLTL; encoded by the coding sequence ATGAATGTAACCGCGCAATCAGTTTGGGATAGTTGTTTGTCTTTCATAGAAGACAATATTACACCTCAAGCTTTTAAAACTTGGTTTGAACCAATCAAAGCTGTAAAGCTTACGGATAGCGCTCTCAGTATTCAGGTTCCTAGTAAATTTTTTTATGAGTGGCTAGAAGAACATTACGTAAATCTACTTAAAGTATCCTTAACCCGAGAATTAGGAGAAGGTGCTAAGTTAGTTTATGTTATCAAAATGGAAAACACGTATGGCAATAAAAAGCCATTTACCGAAAAAATCCCAAGTTCTAACCGAACTCCTGTTAACTCACAAGAAGTTGACGTCCCTATTAAAAGTAAAAATCCCGAGTTAAAAAATCCATTCGTTATTCCCGGAATACGAAATGTAAAAATAGAATCTCAATTAAATCCAAGTTATAATTTTGAAAATTTCTTAGAAGGAGACTCTAACCGATTAGCTCGTTCTGCAGGTATGGCTGTAGCCAATAAACCTGGAGGCACCTCTTTTAACCCTTTACTTATTTTTGGAGGAGTTGGTTTAGGAAAAACACACCTGGCTCATGCCATCGGTGTTAACATAAAAGACAATTATCCAGAAAAAACAGTCCTATATATTTCTGCCGAAAAATTCACACAGCAATATATAGAATCTGTAAAAAAGAATAACAGAAACGATTTTATTCATTTTTATCAGATTATCGATGTTTTGATTGTTGATGACATTCAACTATTATCTGGTAAAGCAGGAACTCAAGATGTATTCTTTCATATTTTCAACCATTTACACCAAAACGGAAAGCAAGTAATTCTAACAAGTGACAAAGCTCCTGTAGATATGCAGGATATAGAACAACGATTACTTTCTCGTTTTAAATGGGGATTATCTGCAGAATTACATCAACCTGATTTCGAAACCAGAATTTCGATTATTAAAAACAAACTGTATCGTGACGGCGTAGAAATGCCTGAAGAAATAGTTGAATTTCTAGCAAACAATATTAAAACCAATATTCGAGAATTAGAAGGCGCAATTATATCATTAATAGCTCATTCTTCTTTTAACAAAAAAGACATCACAATAGACCTTGCCAAAGCCATAGTAGACAACTATGTTAAAAACACAAAACGCGAGGTATCTATTGATTACATCCAAAAGGTAGTAAGTGATTATTTCCAAATGGATGTAGAAACACTACAATCAAAGACTCGAAAACGTCATATTGTGCAAGCAAGACAACTAGCTATGTTTTTTGCCAAAAAACTAACCAAAGCCTCTTTAGCCAGTATTGGTACACAAATAGGAAAAAGAGATCACGCTACTGTCCTACATGCCTGCAAAACAGTAGACAACCTATCATCTACAGACAAGCAATTTAGAAAATACGTAGAAGATTTAGGAAAGAAGCTCACACTATAA
- a CDS encoding SAM-dependent methyltransferase encodes MEFKPLDPKGKLYLIPTRLGDDVPLEVLPISIKKVLEQVNHYIVENEKPARRFIKKVSPSKSQRSIVIHTVNKYTDISEIPSYLTPCLNGESIGLLSDAGCPGIADPGAEVVKIAHEKGIPVTPLVGPSSILLAMMSSGMNGQNFTFNGYLPIDKNERKSNIKHLEKISLEKNQAQIFIETPYRNDKMFSDLKTILNTNTRLCIACDITLTTEFIATKTVEEWKKEEIDLHKRPTIYIIQRD; translated from the coding sequence ATGGAATTTAAACCCCTAGATCCCAAAGGAAAATTATACCTAATCCCAACACGATTAGGAGATGATGTCCCTTTAGAAGTACTTCCTATATCCATTAAAAAGGTATTAGAGCAAGTAAATCACTATATCGTAGAAAACGAAAAACCTGCACGACGATTTATAAAAAAGGTAAGCCCCAGCAAGTCTCAACGATCTATTGTTATACATACTGTTAACAAATACACGGATATCTCAGAGATACCAAGCTATCTCACACCTTGCCTTAATGGGGAATCTATCGGTTTATTATCTGATGCCGGATGCCCCGGAATTGCTGATCCTGGAGCAGAAGTTGTTAAAATAGCTCACGAAAAAGGAATACCAGTAACACCTCTTGTAGGACCATCATCGATACTACTAGCCATGATGAGTAGCGGAATGAATGGTCAAAACTTCACCTTTAACGGCTATCTCCCCATCGATAAAAACGAAAGAAAGTCAAACATAAAGCATCTGGAGAAAATCTCTTTAGAAAAAAATCAAGCACAGATATTTATTGAGACCCCTTATCGAAATGACAAAATGTTTTCTGATCTCAAAACCATACTAAATACCAATACCAGACTATGTATTGCATGCGACATCACATTAACTACCGAATTTATTGCTACCAAAACGGTTGAAGAATGGAAAAAAGAAGAAATAGATCTTCATAAAAGGCCAACCATATACATTATACAAAGAGATTAA